A stretch of the Salarias fasciatus chromosome 3, fSalaFa1.1, whole genome shotgun sequence genome encodes the following:
- the capgb gene encoding capping protein (actin filament), gelsolin-like b, producing MLPFHAADGQFGPEVRQLGLKVWRVEKMKAVLLDDSEVGAFYNGDSYLVLQNRGEQGADLHMWIGEKSSGDEQMACAVLAIQLDNFLGGDPVQHRQVQGYESPEFMILFPRGVSYKEGGVESGFRRPQGSGTVHRLYQIKGKRNIRAKEVELSWSSFNKGDCFILDLGETIVSWIGSQANIFEKQKVREIASLIRDTDRHGKARIVDSTEGEEPEEMLQVLGTMPALAESTPEEDSKADASNSASLYKVSDATGSMTMTKVSEKSPFAKELLLRDDCFILDNGANGKIFVWKGNGANAEEKRVALQMADSFIEQMNYPRMKTQVEILPQGKETIIFKQFFKNWN from the exons ATGCTCCCTTTCCACGCCGCCGACGGTCAGTTCGGCCCAGAGGTCCGGCAGCTGGGCCTGAAGGTGTGGCGGGTGGAGAAGATGAAGGCCGTGCTGCTGGACGATTCGGAGGTCGGCGCTTTCTACAACGGAGACTCCTATCTGGTGCTGCAGAACCGCGGCGAGCAGGGGGCCGACCTCCACATGTGGATAG GCGAGAAGTCGTCCGGGGACGAGCAGATGGCGTGCGCCGTGCTCGCCATCCAGCTGGACAACTTCCTGGGCGGCGACCCCGTCCAGCACCGGCAGGTTCAAGGCTACGAATCCCCCGAATTCATGATCCTCTTCCCCAGAGGAGTGAGCTACAAG GAAGGCGGCGTGGAGTCGGGCTTCAGGAGGCCTCAGGGCTCCGGAACGGTGCACAGGTTGTACCAGATCAAGGGAAAACGCAACATCCGTGCCAAGGAGGTGGAGCTGTCCTGGAGCAGCTTCAACAAGGGCGACTGCTTCATCCTGGACCTCGGAGAG ACCATCGTGTCGTGGATCGGATCGCAGGCCAACATCTTCGAGAAGCAGAAAGTGCGCGAGATCGCCTCGCTGATCCGCGACACCGACCGTCACGGCAAGGCTCGCATCGTGGACTCCACCGAGGGCGAGGAGCCGGAGGAGATGCTCCAG GTTTTGGGTACGATGCCGGCGCTGGCGGAGAGCACGCCGGAAGAGGACAGCAAAGCCGACGCGTCAAACTCTGCCTCCCTCTATAAG GTGTCGGACGCCACGGGGTCCATGACCATGACCAAGGTGTCCGAGAAGAGCCCCTTCGccaaggagctgctgctccgcgACGACTGCTTCATCCTGGACAACGGCGCCAACGGAAAGATCTTCGTGTGGAAGG GTAACGGAGCGAACGCCGAGGAGAAGCGGGTGGCGCTGCAGATGGCCGACAGCTTCATCGAGCAGATGAACTACCCCAGGATGAAAACACAG gtggagaTCCTGCCTCAGGGGAAGGAGACCATCATCTTCAAGCAATTCTTCAAAAACTGGAACTGA
- the LOC115385395 gene encoding E3 ubiquitin-protein ligase TRIM21 produces the protein MATSTVKKKGILKFPKKVRNKYEKRTATQSSTIDAVRWDMPDLEQPYNSAPSMAFSRHTRGPQRRSRNCSMKELSSLQECVQFIHHWKEQVDQLCKPGCGQIEEAAGQQEAKRSTGRAQRSLEESRKLILEWAGELRHVDKLLQETSWARDSQEHGSDKGAEAAQETHMQIMEWAKELKMAAESCGMQSEKLKKVVHLLSQKKRLLVRLVPLLEFITWSLLKEDGTKTIPQLWLLVKQRTWKAGIPRYIPNSVWSWISSAAADVTLDPMTSNPWLLLSKDRRRVQEGHMASDPPSSSQRFDSWPCVLGWEGYGAGRHYWEVDIANGGCWRAGMTTSASKRHGHFPMTPKHGYWVLWRSARHLYVCSKPETELPVGLAPQRLGVYLDYEEGQISFYNAETKSHIYTFTGAFRGKLYPLVAPMDGHTLMTIRAPDKISAK, from the exons ATGGCGACCTCTACAGTAAAGAAGAAGGGCATCCTTAAGTTTCCCAAAA AAGTGCGCAACAAGTATGAGAAGCGCACCGCCACCCAGAGCAGCACCATCGACGCCGTGCGCTGGGACATGCCCGACCTGGAACAGCCGTACAACTCGGCCCCCAGCATGGCCTTCAGCAGACACACCAGAGGGCCGCAG CGACGCTCTCGAAACTGCAGCATGAAGGAACTGAGCAGcctgcaggagtgtgtgcagTTCATCCACCACTGGAAGGAGCAGGTGGACCAGCTGTGTAAG CCGGGCTGCGGTCAAATCGAGGAGGCCGCCGGTCAGCAGGAGGCCAAGAGGTCGACGGGCCGGGCCCAGCgcagcctggaggagagcaggaagctCATCCTGGAGTGGGCCGGCGAGCTGCGGCACGTCGACAAG ctgctgcaggagacgtCCTGGGCGCGCGACAGTCAGGAGCACGGAAGCGACAAGGGTGCGGAGGCCGCCCAGGAAACGCACATGCAGATCATGGAGTGGGCCAAAGAGCTGAAGATGGCCGCCGAG AGCTGCGGCATGCAGAGCGAGAAGCTGAAGAAGGTGGTGCACCTGCTGAGCCAGAAGAAGAGGCTGCTGGTGCGCCTGGTGCCGCTGCTGGAGTTCATCACCTGGTCTCTGCTGAAGGAGGACGGCACG AAAACGATCCCacagctgtggctgctggtgAAGCAGAGGACCTGGAAGGCAGGGATTCCCAGATACATCCCAAACTCAG ttTGGAGTTGGATTAGCAGTGCAGCAG CCGACGTGACCCTGGACCCGATGACCAGCAACCCGTGGCTGCTGCTGTCCAAGGACCGGCGCCGGGTCCAGGAGGGCCACATGGCGTCCGACCCGCCGTCCTCCTCGCAGCGCTTCGACAGCTGGCCCTGCGTGCTGGGCTGGGAGGGCTACGGCGCCGGCCGCCACTACTGGGAGGTGGACATCGCCAACGGGGGCTGCTGGCGGGCGGGGATGACCACCTCGGCCTCCAAGCGCCACGGCCACTTCCCCATGACCCCCAAGCACGGCTACTGGGTGCTGTGGCGCAGCGCGCGCCACCTCTACGTCTGCAGCAAGCCGGAGACGGAGCTGCCGGTCGGCCTGGCGCCCCAGCGCCTGGGCGTCTACCTGGACTACGAGGAGGGTCAGATCTCTTTCTACAACGCAGAGACCAAGTCCCACATCTACACCTTCACCGGCGCCTTCAGGGGGAAGCTGTACCCGCTGGTCGCCCCCATGGACGGACACACACTCATGACGATCCGGGCGCCGGACAAGATCTCTGCCAAGTGA